DNA sequence from the Halichoerus grypus chromosome 8, mHalGry1.hap1.1, whole genome shotgun sequence genome:
GGGGAGGCCAGGAGCCCCTGGGTCCTGTTAGAGGATGGTCTCCAGCACCTTCCCTGAAGATGGGGCCTGGAGAGGCTCTGAGACGTCTTGTTTTGAGAGATGGGTGTGTCATGGGGAGATGAGGAGGATGGTAGCTGAAGGGAGGGGCCCCGGAccaaggggaggaaggggaggaggagcagattCGCCGGGGCCTGGACTGGAAGAGAAGCGGAGTAGGCGCCCAGGAGCCAAGAAACTGGGTGTGGGCCTCTGAGCCGGGAGGTGAAGGGTCCTCAGAGACGGGGCACGGCCCctccccaggggagggggagaaggtggACTGGCTGCCAGTGACCAGGAGGGAGGACGGTTCGGAGAAGCAATGCCCTACTCCACCCACCCAGGCCTGGGCTAAAAGGAGGGTGGGAGACCCCACCGGGCCCCTGGGCCCTCTCCACTCCCGGGGTGGGTGGAGTCGGACTGTCTCCACCTGGCACCAGCCCCCACTTGCCCTAGGCGGCGGACAGGAACCACTCCCGCCGTGCCCCCTGGGGCGCTTCCCGCAGAGATAAGGAGCCCTCCCTACACGAGATGCCCTGGACGTGGCCGCGTCCACCATCCCCGGcaaagccccccgcccccgcacggATCGCTGTTACCGCGGAGGGAGGGGACGCCCCGTCTCGGAGTCCCCTCTTCTAAATTCCCCGGGCTGCTGTCCAATGGTCTTCCCAGGCagcggcgggggtggggagctCGAAGAGCCGGGATGTCCCGTGGGGATGGGGAACTGGGGAGCGGCGGGCCTCCTGGCTCCGCGTGTGCTCAAGGCCGGCGGGGAGTTTTGGGGGGGTACCAGGCTGAGACGTCCCTGGTAATTTGTCCCCAACTCTGTCTGGGACGGGGTCGGGTCAAAGTGTGTGGGGAGAAGTTCGCCCACGCTGGTTTGCATCTATTTGCATTTTAGCGGTGACTcgccccctccctggctcccaaATATCTGGGGGCTCGGGCACGTGCCGGCGGGCTGGGGCTAGGGCTGGGGAGCGCCATCCTGGCCCTGGGGAGCCCCTTCCCTAGATCCTGGACCTTAGGCGAGTGGCGGGGCTGCAGCCCCCGGAGGAGCCCCGCCCCTTCAGTGCATCCCCACGGATCCCGCGCGCTCCCTGGACACGCCGCccgaccccaccccacccccgctcggTAGTCGGCTAGGCCCGGGTGCAGCCCGAAGGTGGGGGTGGACCAGAGGACCTTTCTTAGCTGATTGGCCTGGAACCCAGGTCCTTGGGTCCAGATCTCGGACTCAGGGGGCGGGTCTCGAAGGGCGGGTCTCAAAGGGGCGGGGTCTTGGGGTCCCTGAAAGGCGCGCACCCGGCCGGACCCACCCAGTCCGGCTCTCCTGTCTGTTCCTGCCCAGACGTCCGCGCCGGACCTCCAGCCGCCATGCCTAAGTGCCCCAAGTGCGACAAGGAGGTGTACTTTGGTGAGCGCTCCCCGCCTACCCCAGCTCACCCCCCCGGCCGGGAGCGCgccgccccgcgccgcccccACTAGGAAGCGCGGCCCAGGGACGACCCGGCCGGGCCTCTCGGGAGGGCCGGGCGCGCCGGGGGACCCTGGGGCTGCGTGCCGGGAGCCGACACTTCAGCCCTGCCGGCCACCGCCTGGGTGTGCGGGTCAGGACCCCGGCGTCGGATGGCCCTCTGTCTCTGCTGATTCGGTGTCTCCGCCCCGCTGTCTCTTCCTGTCGGTCCCGCTGGGTCTCGCCTGTCTGGGTGCCCCCTTCTCTGGGGCTCCCCAGCTCTCCCGTCCCCCCTCGGCGTGCCCTGGGCGGGGACCGcgcggcagagggagaaacgCTGCGTTCTAGCCGCCCCTCCCACCGCTAAGTAGAAACAGACGCGGAAACCTGCGCCCGGGGCGCGATCCCGGGAGCGCTGAGAACCGGGTGCAGCCTCCCTGTCCCGCGGCCCGGGGCCCACCCGGGGGAGAGGCGGGAGGAAGTGGGGAGTGTCTCTCCCACCTTCGCCCTGAGAAGGGCGCCCTGCACCCCGCACCCCCACACCGCGGCGGGtcacccaggcccccacccctggccctcgAGGCCTCCTCCTGCAGCACCAGCCGGCGCCCCCTCCCGTTTGTTTGGCGGGACTGGCCTAGGGCCCTGGGGATGCCCCTCCCTACTGACGGGGGCCGCCAGGCGGGCGTGGGTGAGACCCAGGGCAGAGGCAACTGGAgaaggctggtgtgtgtgtggggggtgccCTGTGACCCCAGAGCAGCGTCTcatactgggggggggggctgtctgtGTCTCTGCAGCTGAGCGGGTGACCTCTCTGGGGAAGGACTGGCATCGGCCCTGCCTGAAGTGTGAGAAATGTGGAAAGACGCTGACGTCAGGGGGCCACGCTGAGGTAGGTGGGGCCTGGAGGGCAGCAGGGGCGCAGGGTTGGGGCGCACAGCCCCTCACGGCCCTTCTCTCTGCAGCATGAAGGCAAGCCTTACTGCAACCACCCCTGCTATGCCTCCATGTTCGGGCCTAAAGGTACGCTTCCCcggcccctgccctggccccccacccagcccctggccacccctAACCTGCCTACTCGTTTTGTCTGCAGGCTTTGGGCGGGGTGGAGCTGAGAGTCACACTTTCAAATAGACCCAGGTACATTTCCCCAGCCCAGACCATCAGGCCTTTGGGATGGCCCCCCCACGCCTGAGTGCCGTCTGACTGCTCACTGGGCCTGCACtcacctctgtctctgtctctctctgcgcAGGTCATGGAAACGCTGTCCCTGGCTGCCCCGCGGGCCACTGCCTTTCCAGGCTGATGGCAGGCCTTATCCCTAGGCACCCGGGGCCCCCGTCGACTCCCATGCCCTCAATAAAGCTGAACACTCAGAATCCCTGCCCGCGTGTgcggaggtggggggcaggggggtgtgTCTGGACAGGGGGGATGGTGGCGCGGAGCTGCAGCTGGCCGCTCTGTCTCCAAGCCCTGCCAGGGCCACTGGCTCTTCCTGCTGCAGCCGGCCTTGCTGCCCATCGCCCTGGCCGGGTGCTGTGCTGGGGGCCACCTCAGGCTGAAGCTTCCTGTACAAGGCAGGCGGCTGGGCACCCTGGAAGGCCCCATGTGGCTCAGCTCTCCAGTGCCCAGCCCCGCAAATGCCCCAGCCCTCCGAGGTTCTGGGATGGGCCCAAGGGAGGGTCAACAGGTCAGCGGGAACATGAGGCGTAAGAGTCAGTGGGTGGTGGCCACAGGGAGAATTAGCTGTGCTCACCCTGGTTCCGTTTTTGAGCTCTGGGGGAGTTGTGGTGGGGAGTCCTTGCCTGCTCTCTCCACTTCCTGCCCCACCCTTGTCCCCATTACCCACCGGCCTTGATGGACCAGGCCAGCCACGTTCCTGCTGGAGCATGCACTTGGAcaagcccccttcctccccaccccagtacTGAGTGGCCAGCCACTAAATGGAGAATTGGAGGACTGGCTGGGCCATGCATAGTTGGGGGCTTTCTGGAAACTTCCATGTCAATTCTGGCAGCACCTGCAGACTGGGCCTCACTCAGTGAGGgcctccccattccctcccctgGCCACTCAGACTCCAGCCCTGGCAGAGGGCCACCCCTCCCAGGCCTCGGCCCTGCTGCAGGCCTGAGCTGGACAGTCTGTTGAGGGGTCTCAAG
Encoded proteins:
- the CRIP1 gene encoding cysteine-rich protein 1, coding for MPKCPKCDKEVYFAERVTSLGKDWHRPCLKCEKCGKTLTSGGHAEHEGKPYCNHPCYASMFGPKGFGRGGAESHTFK